Below is a window of Streptomyces sp. ITFR-16 DNA.
AAGGAGATCCCCTTCACGGCCTCGATCTTGCCGTAGGCGACGCGGAGGTCCTCGACCTCGAGCAGTGCGGTCATCGGTTGTCCTCCTCTTCGGTGGTGGTGTCCGTGGCAGCAGGGGCTTCGGCGCTGCTGTCCTCGGCGACGGCGGCGGCCCCCGCCTCCGCGGCCTCGACCTCGGCGACCTCCTCGGCGCCGGGGGCGCCTTCGAAGGGGGTGCCGAGATAGGCGGCGACGACGCGCTCGTCCCCCTGGACGACCTCGGCGGTGCCCTCGACGAGCTTCTCGCCCTGGACGAGCACGGCGACGCGGTCGCACAGGTTGAAGATGAAGCGCATGTCGTGCTCGATGACGAGAACGGCGATGCCCTGGTCCCGGATGGCGAAGATGAGCTCTTCGGTGACCCGGGTCTCCTGCGGGTTCATGCCGGCGGTGGGCTCGTCCAGGAGGAGGAGCCCGGGGTCGCTGGCGAGCGCGCGGGCGATCTCCAGCTTGCGCTGGTCTCCGTAGGGGAGGTTGCGCGCCAGGTGGTCGGCCTTGTCCTGGAGGCCGATGAACTCCAGGAGCTCCAAGGCGCGTTCGCGGCTGGAGTTCTCCGCCTTGCTGTAGCCGGGCAGGCGCAGCAGGGCCGACCAGAGGCCCTCCTTGGTCCTGGTGTGGCGTCCGACGAGGACATTCTCCAGGACCGTCATGTTGGCGAAGAGCCTGATGTTCTGGAAGGTGCGGGCGATGCCTGCCTTGGTGACGAGGTGGGGCTTGGGCGGCAGGACGGTGCCCTTGTAGCTGACCTTGCCCTCGGTGGGGACGTAGAGGCCGGTGAGGCAGTTGAAGAAGGTCGTCTTGCCGGCGCCGTTGGGGCCGATGAGGCCGACGATCTCGCCCGCGTTGACCGTGAGGTCGACATCGCGTACGGCGGTGAGACCGCCGAAGCGCATGGTGACCCCGCTGGCGTCCAGGACGGTGGTCGCGGTCTTCGTGGTGGTGGTCATGGTGGTCACGCCCCCGCCTTGGCGATGCCGGCGTCGCTGTCTTCGGACTGCCGTGGTTCGGGTACGTCGAGTTGGCCGGTCTCGTGGAATTCGAGCTGCTTCCTGCGGTCGGCGACCAGGCCCTCGGGGCGGAAGCGCATCAGGAGGATGAGCGCGATGCCGAAGAGGAAGAGCTGGTAGTCCTGCATGAACTGCAGCTTGGCCGGGATCAGGTAGAGCAGCGCGGCGCCGACGAAGGGTCCGCTGAGGGTCCCCATGCCGCCGAGGATGACGGCGGCGAGGAGGAAGGCGGAGTTCGGGGGCACGGAGCCGGCGAACTGGTACTGCTCGGGCGTCACGGTGTAGTTGACGTGGGCCTGGACGGTACCGGCGAGTCCGGCGAGGGTGGCGCCGAGGGCGAAGGCGAGCAGCTTGAGCCGGAAGGCGTTGATGCCCATGGCGGTGGCCGCGGTCTCGTCCTCGCGGATGGCGACCCAGGCGCGGCCGATGCGGGAGTCCCCGGAGCGGCGGAAGACCAGCACGACGACGGCGGTGACGACCAGCATCAGCAGGTAGTAGTTGGCCGGCCTGCTGAGCGTGAAGGGGCCGATGTCGTGGCTGAGCCCGAAGTCGATCCCGAACAGGTTGAGGTCCGGGATGCTGGGGATGCCCTGGGAGCCGTTGGTGAGGTCCGGTCCGCTGTTGCCGTTGAGGTTGTTGACCGTGACGCGGAAGATCTCTCCGAAGCCGAGGGTCACGATGGCGAGGTAGTCGCCGCGCAGCCGCAGTGTCGGGGCGCCGATGAGGACGCCGAAGATCAGGGAGACGACGGCTCCGGTGAGCACGGCGGCCCAGAAGGGGAAGTGGACGCCGATCGCGGAGAGCG
It encodes the following:
- a CDS encoding ABC transporter ATP-binding protein — its product is MTTTTKTATTVLDASGVTMRFGGLTAVRDVDLTVNAGEIVGLIGPNGAGKTTFFNCLTGLYVPTEGKVSYKGTVLPPKPHLVTKAGIARTFQNIRLFANMTVLENVLVGRHTRTKEGLWSALLRLPGYSKAENSSRERALELLEFIGLQDKADHLARNLPYGDQRKLEIARALASDPGLLLLDEPTAGMNPQETRVTEELIFAIRDQGIAVLVIEHDMRFIFNLCDRVAVLVQGEKLVEGTAEVVQGDERVVAAYLGTPFEGAPGAEEVAEVEAAEAGAAAVAEDSSAEAPAATDTTTEEEDNR